The Ascaphus truei isolate aAscTru1 chromosome 18, aAscTru1.hap1, whole genome shotgun sequence genome window below encodes:
- the HDDC3 gene encoding guanosine-3',5'-bis(diphosphate) 3'-pyrophosphohydrolase MESH1, translated as MSSEAALVLKAANFAAVKHKRQRRMDVEKTPYINHPIGVATILSQEAGITEIAVLQAALLHDTVEDTNTTFLEIEEQFGLEVRGIVEEVTDDKKLPKLERKRLQIEHARHCSNGAKLVKLADKLYNLQDLNRCTPNGWTVQRVQEYFQWASEVVKGLRGTNAVLEGKLDQLFVDRGVAV; from the exons ATGAGCTCCGAGGCGGCACTAGTTCTGAAGGCTGCAAACTTTGCTGCTGTGAAGCACAAACGCCAGAGGAGGATGGACGTGGAAAAAACACCTTATATCAACCACCCTATAG GTGTTGCTACAATATTATCTCAGGAGGCTGGGATTACAGAGATTGCAGTGCTGCAG GCAGCTCTACTCCACGACACGGTCGAAGATACCAACACCACTTTCTTGGAAATCGAAGAGCAGTTTGGACTGGAGGTTCGGGGAATAGTAGAGGAGGTTACGGACGATAAGAAGTTGCCAAAACTGGAGAGGAAACGGCTTCAGATTGAGCACGCCCGTCACTGCAGCAACGGCGCCAAGCTGGTCAAACTAGCAGACAAATTGTACAACCTGCAAGACCTGAATCGCTGTACTCcaaacg GCTGGACAGTGCAGCGGGTCCAAGAATACTTCCAGTGGGCATCAGAAGTGGTGAAGGGTCTGCGAGGGACGAATGCTGTGCTGGAGGGAAAGCTGGATCAGCTTTTTGTAGATCGGGGAGTTGCAGTTTAA
- the NGRN gene encoding neugrin: MAAMWVSLCRLRAFCSSPASLLRSRGIRVTGPGYETDIESEDDELRDIKSALKRQKKAILFQQIKRQMEPRGPPERSLTWAAMEQIRYLNQELPEEWTVPRLAEGFSVSTNVISRVLRTTFSPPEKRRIKQDAKVSQQLVKIPQGSTRDLLQLTPSANDPAHQLLPPGRNEKKLQRTQTAHLMQPPEKLHLTGNPVVANDPAHLLLPPGRNEKKLQRTQTAHLMQPSEKQHLTGNPASLVVRAEKALAHRNKENLKLSTQLSHQKKNGIVPAVTLTTDEDHTSSVKEEQIIPDEEWDGEVVGDSDPEEWDGEVISDSELEEFSTSGSKNSMKVVQKGREFFDTDGDFLYRI, encoded by the exons ATGGCCGCCATGTGGGTGTCCCTGTGTCGGCTCCGCGCTTTCTGCAGCTCCCCGGCCTCGCTTCTCCGGTCCCGGGGAATAAGGGTGACGGGCCCGGGGTATGAGACGGACATAGAATCGGAGGACGATGAACTGCGGGATATAAAGAg TGCACTGAAACGACAGAAGAAAGCAATTCTATTCCAACAAATTAAAAGACAAATGGAACCTCGTGGGCCCCCGGAGAGAAGCCTGACTTGGGCGGCGATGGAACAGATCAG ATATTTAAACCAGGAGTTACCTGAAGAGTGGACAGTGCCTCGATTGGCTGAAGGGTTTAGTGTCAGCACCAATGTCATTAGCAGAGTTTTGAGGACGACATTTTCTCCACCTGAGAAACGGAGGATTAAACAGGATGCTAAAGTTTCCCAGCAGTTAGTAAAAATTCCGCAAGGCTCCACAAGGGATTTATTACAGCTCACACCCTCTGCCAATGACCCAGCACATCAGCTTTTGCCACCAGGGAGAAATGAGAAGAAGCTTCAAAGGACTCAAACCGCCCATCTCATGCAGCCTCCCGAAAAACTACACCTTACAGGAAACCCTGTTGTTGCCAATGACCCAGCACATCTGCTTCTGCCACCAGGGAGAAATGAGAAGAAGCTTCAAAGGACCCAAACAGCCCATCTCATGCAGCCTTCTGAAAAACAGCACCTTACAGGAAACCCTGCATCTTTAGTAGTGAGAGCAGAGAAGGCACTTGCACATCGAAATAAGGAAAACCTAAAACTCTCCACCCAACTGTCACACCAAAAAAAGAACGGTATTGTCCCTGCCGTGACTCTGACCACGGATGAAGACCACACGTCCTCTGTTAAAGAGGAGCAGATTATACCTGATGAAGAATGGGATGGAGAAGTCGTTGGTGACAGTGACCCGGAGGAATGGGATGGAGAAGTCATTAGTGACAGTGAACTGGAGGAATTCTCAACAAGTGGGAGTAAAAATAGCATGAAAGTAGTTCAAAAAGGGAGGGAATTTTTTGACACTGATGGTGATTTTCTTTATAGGATTTGA